The Falco naumanni isolate bFalNau1 chromosome 1, bFalNau1.pat, whole genome shotgun sequence genome window below encodes:
- the MIS12 gene encoding protein MIS12 homolog, which yields MSVDPMAYEAQFFGFTPQTCILRVYIAFQDYLFETMLLVESVMLKKLNEFPGCKISPFELRKSTEKFLLFMKERFDKLFSTMEEMLLQLVLNIPKNTLLPEDKVHEQYPYSKEQFQVLQDEVHQLQEQYRAEVAAGQALHAELEEQKVVQAELEKILQWFDGLENTCRKYGISSFKESFTFLAQNSKKLQDILNDVEKKSKKIKKV from the coding sequence ATGTCGGTCGATCCCATGGCCTACGAGGCGCAGTTCTTTGGCTTCACTCCCCAGACGTGCATACTGCGTGTCTACATCGCCTTCCAGGACTATCTCTTTGAAACCATGCTGCTGGTGGAGAGCGTCATGCTGAAGAAGCTGAACGAGTTTCCCGGCTGCAAAATCAGCCCCTTCGAACTCCGGAAAAGCACGGAGAAATTCCTCCTCTTCATGAAGGAGCGCTTTGATAAACTCTTCAGTACAATGGAAGaaatgcttctgcagctggTGTTAAACATCCCTAAGAACACACTCCTGCCCGAGGACAAGGTCCACGAGCAGTACCCCTACAGCAAAGAACAGTTCCAGGTCCTTCAGGATGAGGtccaccagctgcaggagcagtaCAGGGCTGAGGTGGCCGCTGGGCAGGCCCTGCATGCAGAACTGGAAGAACAAAAGGTTGTTCAGGCTGAGCTTGAGAAGATTTTGCAGTGGTTTGATGGGCTGGAGAATACCTGTAGGAAGTATGGCATCAGCAGCTTCAAAGAAAGCTTTACTTTCTTGGCACAGAACTCTAAGAAACTGCAAGACATACTGAATgatgttgaaaagaaaagcaagaaaataaaaaaagtatga
- the DERL2 gene encoding derlin-2, with translation MAYQTFRQEYLQVPPVTRAYTTACVLTTAAVQLELITPFQLYFNPELIFKHFQVWRLITNYLFFGPVGFNFLFNMIFLYRYCRMLEEGSFRGRTADFVFMFLFGGLLMTIFGLFVNLVFLGQAFTIMLVYVWSRRNPYVRMNFFGLLIFQAPFLPWVLMGFSLLLGNSIIVDLLGIAVGHIYFFLEDVFPNQPGGGRLLRTPSVLKAIFDTQEDDPNYNPLPEERPGGFAWGEGQRLGG, from the exons ATGGCGTACCAGACCTTCCGGCAGGAGTACCTGCAGGTGCCGCCCGTTACGCGGGCCTACACCACGGCCTGCGTCCTTACCACCGCCGCCGTG caaTTAGAACTAATCACACCCTTTCAGCTGTATTTCAACCCTGAATTAATATTTAAGCACTTTCAA GTATGGAGGTTAATCACAAACTACTTATTCTTTGGACCAGTtggctttaattttttatttaacatgaTCTTTTT ATATCGTTACTGCCGAATGCTTGAAGAAGGCTCTTTTCGAGGTCGGACGGcagattttgtatttatgttCCTTTTTGGAGGACTTCTAATGACT ATTTTTGGCCTGTTTGTGAACTTGGTTTTCTTGGGTCAGGCATTCACGATAATGCTTGTGTATGTGTGGAGCCGCAGGAATCCCTATGTCCGTATGAATTTCTTCGGCCTTCTCATCTTTCAAGCCCCATTTCTACCCTGGGTATTGATGggcttttcactgcttttggGGAACTCCATCATTGTGGATCTTCTGG GCATTGCTGTTGggcatatatattttttcttagagGATGTCTTTCCTAATCAGCCTGGTGGTGGAAGGCTTCTGAGAACACCATCTGTCCT gaagGCAATATTTGATACACAGGAAGATGATCCTAATTACAATCCTTTGCCAGAAGAACGACCGGGAGGATTTGCATGGGGAGAAGGTCAGCGCCTTGGAGGCTAA